The Actinocatenispora sera genome has a window encoding:
- a CDS encoding molybdopterin-dependent oxidoreductase, whose translation MTHRYLRAAGAGIAAAAAAVGVSELAAAFVRPESAPVAAIGAAAIQLTPAAVKDFAVGTFGTNDKTALLVGIYLVLALAAAGVGVLAGRYRRVGALCVAGFGVLGVAAAVTRPDAGMLDPLPSVLAGAVGVGVLLVLLRPPSELSPAGYERRRFLWLAGGSVVAAAGVGYGGRALQHSRFAAARSRADMAIPRPASPAPAVPAGTELDVPGLSPWRTSNSSFYRIDTALTIPQVTADDWTLRIHGRVAHPLTLSYRQLLDRPLLERDITLCCVSNPVGGPYIGNARWVGVRLADLLREVGVDDAADQLVSRSADGMTIGTPTKTVLDGRDAMLAVAMNGEPLPVKHGFPVRMVVPGLYGYVSACKWLVDLELTTFADYDAYWVPRGYSARAPVKTESRIDTPRDGTSKAAGRVQVAGVAWAQHTGIARVEVQVDDGAWHDARLGDEPTADTWRQWVYGWDASPGTHVLRVRATDRSGYRQTSDEVGEVPNGATGWHQVTVTIH comes from the coding sequence ATGACGCATCGGTACCTGCGGGCCGCCGGCGCCGGGATCGCGGCCGCGGCGGCCGCGGTCGGCGTCTCCGAACTCGCCGCGGCGTTCGTCCGGCCCGAGTCGGCCCCGGTCGCGGCGATCGGCGCCGCCGCGATCCAGCTCACCCCGGCCGCGGTGAAGGACTTCGCGGTCGGCACGTTCGGCACCAACGACAAGACCGCGCTGCTGGTCGGCATCTACCTGGTGCTCGCGCTGGCCGCCGCCGGCGTCGGCGTGCTCGCCGGCCGGTACCGCCGGGTCGGCGCGCTGTGCGTCGCCGGGTTCGGCGTGCTCGGCGTCGCCGCCGCGGTGACCAGGCCGGACGCCGGGATGCTCGATCCGCTGCCGTCGGTGCTGGCCGGCGCGGTCGGCGTCGGTGTGCTGCTGGTGCTGCTGCGGCCGCCGTCGGAGCTGAGCCCGGCGGGGTACGAGAGGCGCCGGTTCCTGTGGCTCGCCGGCGGGTCGGTGGTCGCGGCGGCCGGTGTCGGGTACGGCGGGCGTGCGTTGCAGCACAGCCGGTTCGCGGCGGCGCGGTCCCGGGCGGACATGGCGATCCCGCGACCGGCGAGCCCGGCCCCGGCGGTACCGGCCGGCACCGAGCTGGACGTGCCGGGACTGTCGCCGTGGCGTACCAGCAACTCGTCGTTCTACCGGATCGACACCGCGCTGACGATCCCGCAGGTGACGGCGGACGACTGGACGCTGCGCATCCACGGCCGGGTCGCGCATCCGCTGACCCTGAGCTACCGGCAACTGCTGGACCGGCCGCTGCTCGAGCGGGACATCACGCTGTGCTGCGTGTCCAACCCGGTGGGCGGGCCGTACATCGGCAACGCGCGGTGGGTCGGCGTGCGGCTGGCCGACCTGCTGCGCGAGGTGGGCGTCGACGACGCGGCCGACCAGCTGGTGAGCCGCTCCGCCGACGGGATGACCATCGGTACCCCGACCAAGACCGTGCTGGACGGCCGGGACGCGATGCTCGCGGTGGCGATGAACGGCGAGCCGCTGCCGGTCAAACACGGCTTCCCGGTGCGGATGGTGGTGCCCGGCCTGTACGGGTACGTGTCGGCCTGCAAGTGGCTGGTCGACCTGGAGCTGACCACGTTCGCCGACTACGACGCCTACTGGGTGCCGCGCGGCTACTCGGCGCGGGCGCCGGTCAAGACCGAGTCGCGCATCGACACCCCGCGCGACGGGACGAGCAAGGCCGCCGGCCGGGTGCAGGTCGCCGGCGTCGCCTGGGCCCAGCACACCGGCATCGCGCGGGTCGAGGTGCAGGTCGACGATGGTGCCTGGCACGACGCGAGGCTCGGCGACGAGCCGACCGCAGACACCTGGCGGCAGTGGGTGTACGGGTGGGACGCGTCGCCGGGCACGCACGTGCTGCGGGTCCGCGCCACCGACCGGTCCGGCTACCGGCAGACCTCCGATGAGGTCGGCGAGGTGCCGAACGGCGCCACCGGCTGGCACCAGGTCACCGTCACCATCCACTGA
- a CDS encoding MFS transporter yields the protein MSDSENAPRRGSWGELLGRRYRGVTVVLSGGVALYAVNVYLTTSLLPSAVDDIGGMSLYAWVMTSFLVASVFTSMLVSRTVNRRGPRASYWLALALFGAGSLVAALAPVMAVLLLGRVLQGLAGGLLAGLGFAVVRQALPSHLWQRSLGLMSAMWGVGNVLGPILGGVFAQFGQWRLAFVLLAVAAGGVALLVRRSMPATTGTGTVGPLPLAALILLSLAAAAVSVASVVPGRYAAGGLIVLAVLLVVAFLLRERSARATVLPDVTYRRGGWLKWLYLAVAVLAVGSTVETFLPLFGQRIGSLSPLLAGLLGASLSWGWSLAQILSSGLTGERVARLQRLAGPLVLGAGLAGYALLQATDPGPGRIVAWFVVLLVAGTGIGMAFAHWVPAAMRVSPDTAEGSKAAAGVNTTQLIANSFGSALAGLLVELGGPGVLGSARLLTGGYAALCLVGVVVTAVALRTARRTREPASRERLTAAA from the coding sequence ATGAGCGATAGCGAGAACGCGCCGCGCCGCGGCTCCTGGGGGGAGCTGCTGGGCCGCCGGTACCGCGGGGTCACCGTGGTGCTCAGCGGCGGCGTCGCGCTGTACGCGGTGAACGTCTACCTGACCACCAGCCTGCTGCCCAGCGCCGTCGACGACATCGGCGGGATGAGCCTCTACGCCTGGGTGATGACCTCGTTCCTGGTCGCCTCGGTGTTCACCTCGATGCTGGTCAGCCGCACCGTGAACCGCCGCGGGCCGCGCGCGTCGTACTGGCTCGCGCTGGCCCTGTTCGGCGCCGGCAGCCTGGTCGCGGCCCTCGCACCGGTGATGGCGGTACTGCTGCTCGGCCGGGTGCTGCAGGGCCTCGCCGGCGGGCTGCTCGCCGGGCTCGGCTTCGCCGTCGTCCGGCAGGCGCTGCCGAGCCACCTGTGGCAGCGCTCGCTCGGGCTGATGTCGGCGATGTGGGGCGTCGGCAACGTCCTCGGCCCGATCCTGGGCGGCGTGTTCGCCCAGTTCGGCCAGTGGCGGCTGGCGTTCGTCCTGCTCGCGGTCGCGGCCGGCGGCGTGGCGCTGCTGGTGCGCCGGTCCATGCCGGCCACCACCGGTACCGGCACCGTCGGACCGCTCCCGCTGGCCGCGCTGATCCTGCTGAGCCTCGCCGCCGCCGCGGTCAGCGTCGCCTCGGTGGTACCCGGCCGGTACGCCGCCGGCGGCCTGATCGTCCTCGCGGTACTGCTGGTCGTGGCGTTCCTGCTGCGTGAGCGGTCGGCGCGAGCCACCGTGCTGCCGGACGTCACGTACCGGCGTGGCGGCTGGCTCAAGTGGCTGTACCTGGCGGTCGCGGTGCTCGCCGTCGGCTCCACCGTGGAGACGTTCCTCCCGCTGTTCGGGCAGCGGATCGGGTCGCTGTCGCCGCTGCTCGCCGGGCTGCTCGGGGCGTCGCTGTCGTGGGGCTGGAGCCTCGCCCAGATCCTCTCCAGCGGCCTGACCGGGGAACGCGTCGCGCGGCTGCAGCGGCTCGCCGGCCCGCTGGTGCTCGGCGCCGGCCTCGCCGGGTACGCGCTGCTGCAGGCCACCGACCCGGGGCCGGGACGCATCGTGGCGTGGTTCGTGGTGCTGCTGGTCGCCGGTACCGGGATCGGCATGGCGTTCGCGCACTGGGTGCCGGCCGCGATGCGGGTCAGCCCGGACACCGCGGAGGGCAGCAAGGCCGCCGCCGGCGTCAACACCACCCAGCTGATCGCCAACTCGTTCGGTTCCGCGCTCGCCGGCCTGCTCGTCGAGCTGGGCGGCCCCGGCGTGCTCGGCTCGGCCCGGCTGCTCACCGGTGGGTACGCTGCGCTGTGCCTGGTCGGCGTCGTGGTCACCGCTGTCGCCCTGCGAACTGCGAGGAGGACCCGTGAGCCCGCATCCCGCGAGCGACTCACCGCGGCCGCCTGA